The Deinococcus wulumuqiensis R12 genome has a window encoding:
- a CDS encoding Ig domain-containing protein, whose translation MAQRPLLSGLSGPGGRLLGAALLTALLAGCGSVSTGNAGSGTLGTSTTSRADVMTFQPGSLPVSYVGESYRVAVGVTGGVGPYGYRLTAGALPPGLKFSGGVLSGTPTKSGSYTFSIQATDANLSTRVQEYTLNVDALPPLALRPTLPPGEIRGETRIPLTIQAPRTVRAARLSWDLGKDVQVIRVQPADPGSVLFWQQRGSVLTVDLGFRAVPRPDARIALITVKPAGAVTLRADALGYEARDGAGKVLVDKKRPGSEAPKPAGGQASEKQPVKDEQKPADPKAQTDQKSVAPNAADTKVTDPKTTDPKTVTPPDTVEGSPLPSPALPTPTVPPTLPPSLPPVTPPVTPVTPPSGTGGA comes from the coding sequence ATGGCACAGCGACCTCTCCTTTCCGGCCTTTCCGGTCCCGGCGGGCGGCTGCTCGGCGCGGCGCTGCTGACGGCGCTGCTCGCCGGGTGCGGCTCGGTCTCGACCGGCAACGCGGGCAGCGGCACCCTGGGCACCTCGACCACCAGCCGCGCCGACGTGATGACCTTTCAGCCGGGCAGCCTGCCCGTGTCCTACGTGGGCGAGAGCTACCGCGTGGCGGTGGGCGTGACCGGGGGTGTGGGACCGTACGGCTACCGCCTCACGGCAGGCGCGCTGCCACCGGGCCTGAAGTTTTCGGGCGGCGTGCTTAGCGGAACCCCCACCAAGTCGGGCAGCTACACCTTTTCCATTCAGGCCACCGACGCCAACCTCAGCACCCGCGTGCAGGAGTACACCCTGAACGTGGACGCCCTGCCCCCGCTGGCGCTGCGGCCCACCTTGCCCCCCGGCGAGATTCGCGGCGAAACCCGCATTCCGCTCACCATTCAGGCCCCGCGCACCGTTCGCGCCGCCCGGCTGAGCTGGGACCTGGGCAAGGACGTGCAGGTCATCCGCGTGCAGCCCGCCGACCCCGGCAGCGTCCTGTTCTGGCAGCAGCGCGGCAGTGTCCTGACGGTGGACCTGGGTTTCCGCGCCGTGCCGCGCCCCGACGCCCGCATCGCCCTGATTACCGTCAAGCCCGCCGGGGCCGTGACGCTCAGGGCCGACGCCCTGGGCTACGAGGCGCGTGACGGCGCAGGCAAGGTGCTGGTGGACAAGAAGCGCCCCGGCAGCGAAGCCCCCAAGCCCGCCGGCGGACAGGCCAGCGAGAAGCAGCCGGTCAAGGACGAGCAAAAGCCCGCTGACCCGAAGGCGCAGACCGACCAGAAAAGCGTGGCCCCGAACGCCGCCGACACCAAAGTCACTGACCCCAAGACCACGGACCCCAAAACAGTCACCCCACCCGACACGGTGGAAGGCAGCCCCCTGCCCTCGCCCGCGCTGCCGACGCCGACGGTGCCGCCGACCCTGCCCCCGTCCTTGCCTCCCGTCACCCCGCCTGTAACGCCTGTAACGCCGCCCAGTGGCACGGGGGGCGCATGA